From a region of the Butyrivibrio sp. AE3004 genome:
- a CDS encoding InlB B-repeat-containing protein produces the protein MISIYSFLKNRKSLLIIPILISLLLTSVLANSMPITAHAMKDLSIDYPTGDVFVAPTPKVIEETRFVDDMPSIKPLNSGLNMDVSTGKHYAYLSDKEKDIYRALVAACDKVVDYGVKIKAGATPGVALSLGSSSEFSYTKDELQNAYEAARYDHFELLQLTLCQAYFGYLSTTSGNTTTYDNYLYLQSANSSYKQSTFAQMTSELKNKRTAFLSDSSIKNAKSTLQKELAIHDKLINTNTYDYECSSNNSTQYTYHISHTAYGALVKGKSVCDGYALALSYLLDGIGVNSMTVTGVAGENGKKESHAWSLVDVSGKWYEVDATWNDQDLENSVPQDLLDQVRHNYYHLTTSEISNHSYNIVSGLYSVKGSSQRNRTGYSTKLPTASDTAYTYDKVKKIIAESGEGGGNSEPEQPKEIPVTALSITPTSITPSVGDKGKFTVAITPSNATNKTLIWTASGDSGVINIDQSGSYTITGRGTAKVTVSTEDKKISTSATITTKCTVSFDLCGGIGSASNKTVVYRSSYGELPQNITRSGYTFAGWFTAKEGGIQIFSSSTVSNKESHTLFAHWIKEKSEPSEENKEEGNNNSNGQNNNGSGSNSSNNGSNNSSNDNSNKNKPENNNSNNGSNNNNGSNNNNKQPSYTDPKNDDSANNKNITNTVVTGADNTYVVSKDRTASVLTPANKKITNVNIPDSITYLGKSYDVTTINANAFKGFTSLKSVTIGRNIERIEAGAFNGCKNLKKLTIYGDSLESIGSGSFKGISKKAKITVICFDKSDYKKIVKKLKKAGAKKAKFKYKHSDLVITIII, from the coding sequence ATGATTAGCATTTATTCATTTTTAAAGAACAGGAAGTCACTGTTAATAATACCCATTCTAATCAGTTTGTTACTGACATCTGTGTTAGCAAATTCCATGCCGATCACTGCACATGCGATGAAAGATCTGTCGATTGATTATCCGACAGGTGATGTCTTTGTGGCGCCGACGCCTAAGGTCATTGAAGAGACACGGTTTGTCGATGACATGCCGTCCATTAAGCCCCTGAATTCGGGCCTAAACATGGATGTATCTACAGGAAAACACTATGCATATCTGTCCGATAAGGAAAAGGATATCTATAGGGCTCTTGTAGCTGCGTGTGATAAGGTGGTGGACTATGGCGTAAAAATCAAAGCGGGTGCAACTCCGGGAGTTGCGTTAAGTTTGGGCAGTTCATCAGAATTTTCATATACAAAAGATGAATTGCAAAATGCCTATGAAGCTGCCAGATACGACCATTTTGAGTTGCTCCAATTGACGCTATGCCAGGCCTATTTCGGATACCTTAGTACTACCAGCGGAAACACTACAACATATGACAATTACCTTTATTTACAAAGCGCGAATTCTTCATATAAGCAGAGCACTTTTGCACAAATGACATCAGAATTAAAGAATAAACGTACTGCTTTTCTTTCCGACTCATCAATAAAAAATGCCAAGAGCACACTTCAAAAAGAGTTGGCAATACACGATAAGCTCATTAATACCAATACTTATGATTACGAATGTTCATCAAATAACAGTACTCAGTACACCTATCATATTTCTCATACAGCATACGGTGCTCTTGTAAAAGGCAAATCTGTCTGTGACGGATATGCTCTTGCACTCTCCTATCTGCTTGATGGCATAGGTGTAAACTCCATGACCGTCACAGGTGTTGCAGGAGAAAACGGCAAAAAGGAATCACATGCCTGGAGTCTGGTTGATGTTAGCGGCAAATGGTATGAAGTTGACGCAACATGGAATGATCAGGATTTAGAAAACTCCGTGCCTCAGGATCTCCTGGATCAGGTTCGTCATAATTATTATCACTTAACTACTTCCGAAATTTCAAACCATTCATATAACATAGTCTCCGGCTTGTATTCCGTTAAAGGCAGTTCTCAAAGAAACAGAACCGGTTATTCCACAAAACTTCCTACTGCATCAGACACCGCTTATACATACGATAAGGTTAAGAAAATAATAGCGGAAAGCGGAGAAGGCGGAGGAAATTCTGAACCCGAACAGCCTAAAGAAATACCTGTTACAGCTTTGTCAATTACTCCCACATCAATTACGCCCTCTGTTGGTGATAAAGGAAAGTTCACAGTAGCCATCACACCTTCGAATGCTACAAACAAAACGCTGATATGGACAGCAAGCGGCGATTCCGGTGTTATAAACATCGATCAAAGCGGAAGCTATACAATTACAGGTCGTGGTACAGCAAAGGTAACAGTATCTACCGAAGATAAAAAAATATCTACAAGTGCCACCATCACAACTAAATGTACGGTATCCTTCGATCTTTGCGGCGGAATTGGATCTGCTTCAAACAAAACAGTAGTTTATCGCAGTTCCTACGGGGAACTTCCTCAGAACATAACACGTAGCGGATATACATTTGCAGGATGGTTTACCGCAAAAGAAGGCGGAATTCAGATATTCTCCTCTTCAACAGTTTCAAACAAGGAAAGCCATACTCTCTTTGCACATTGGATCAAAGAAAAATCCGAGCCGTCGGAAGAAAATAAAGAAGAAGGCAATAATAACTCAAATGGCCAAAATAACAATGGTTCAGGCAGCAATAGTTCAAATAATGGAAGCAATAATAGTTCAAACGATAATTCGAACAAAAACAAACCTGAAAACAACAACTCGAATAATGGCTCAAATAATAACAACGGTTCAAACAATAACAACAAACAGCCATCATATACCGATCCTAAAAATGATGATTCCGCAAACAATAAGAACATAACAAACACTGTAGTAACAGGTGCGGATAATACCTATGTTGTTTCCAAAGACAGAACTGCATCTGTGCTGACACCTGCAAACAAAAAGATAACAAATGTTAACATCCCCGATTCTATTACTTATTTAGGAAAAAGCTATGATGTTACCACAATTAATGCAAATGCCTTTAAAGGCTTCACATCATTAAAATCAGTCACCATTGGCAGAAATATTGAAAGAATCGAAGCGGGTGCTTTTAACGGCTGTAAGAATCTGAAAAAGCTTACTATCTACGGTGACAGCTTAGAATCTATCGGAAGCGGCAGTTTTAAGGGCATAAGCAAAAAAGCCAAAATAACTGTTATATGCTTTGATAAGTCGGATTATAAGAAGATTGTCAAAAAGCTTAAAAAGGCAGGAGCCAAAAAAGCCAAATTCAAATATAAGCATTCTGACCTTGTGATCACTATAATCATTTGA